A DNA window from Chryseobacterium scophthalmum contains the following coding sequences:
- a CDS encoding OmpA family protein translates to MKNLKLGISALALTVASTVFAQTTNNPWMIGVGAHAENHTAQRGNFSNTFSATNLTKNMFNTNNFSITPPLSKLTVARNIGKGLVIDWQTSVGNVDNKRLNMGKEFMLMTGLGFQAKAAGLIWDEESWFDPYLRVGANYLRHDYTALTFPRQTFINGNPAEMTSNGEDGMEMGKANHFTVSTGAGVNFWLTKNFGLGVQGDYVSTPGDKANYANFWQASASLNFRFGNRDRDKDGILDKDDLCPDTPGLPEFQGCPDTDGDGVPDKDDQCPDVAGPVENGGCPWPDTDGDGIIDKDDACPTVAGPAENNGCPWPDTDGDGILDKDDACPTVAGVPEFQGCPPPPPVDPIEVVITREFKDLLFDFNKATIRKESSGKLDTAAKIIKDAPAQNFVIVGMTDKKGSDVYNLNLSKQRAASVVAALEARGVNPSVLKSIGIGEQDAQVPETASDAERQADRKVVVRAISGSEWETYKKSDLPVKKAPAKKKAPAKKKK, encoded by the coding sequence ATGAAAAATCTAAAATTAGGAATTTCAGCATTGGCGCTTACGGTTGCCTCTACTGTTTTCGCTCAGACTACCAACAATCCGTGGATGATCGGGGTTGGTGCTCACGCGGAAAACCATACAGCACAGCGTGGTAATTTCAGTAACACGTTTTCTGCTACTAATTTGACGAAGAATATGTTCAATACGAACAATTTTTCTATTACACCACCACTTTCTAAGTTAACAGTTGCTAGAAACATTGGTAAAGGTTTAGTTATTGATTGGCAAACCTCTGTAGGAAATGTTGACAACAAAAGACTTAACATGGGTAAAGAGTTCATGTTAATGACTGGTCTTGGTTTCCAAGCTAAAGCTGCTGGTTTAATTTGGGACGAAGAGTCTTGGTTTGATCCTTACTTGAGAGTAGGTGCAAACTATTTAAGACATGATTACACTGCTCTTACTTTCCCAAGACAAACTTTCATCAACGGAAACCCTGCAGAAATGACATCTAATGGAGAAGATGGTATGGAAATGGGTAAAGCAAATCACTTTACAGTATCTACTGGAGCTGGTGTTAACTTCTGGTTAACTAAAAACTTCGGTTTGGGTGTACAAGGTGATTATGTTTCTACTCCAGGTGATAAAGCGAACTATGCTAACTTCTGGCAAGCTTCTGCTTCTTTGAACTTTAGATTCGGAAACAGAGACAGAGATAAGGATGGTATCTTAGATAAAGACGATTTATGTCCAGATACACCAGGTTTACCAGAATTCCAAGGATGTCCTGATACAGACGGTGATGGAGTTCCAGATAAAGACGATCAGTGTCCAGATGTTGCTGGTCCAGTTGAAAACGGTGGATGCCCTTGGCCAGATACTGATGGAGATGGTATTATCGACAAAGATGATGCTTGTCCTACAGTTGCAGGTCCTGCAGAAAATAACGGATGCCCTTGGCCAGATACAGACGGTGATGGTATCTTAGATAAAGATGATGCATGTCCTACAGTTGCTGGGGTTCCAGAATTCCAAGGATGTCCTCCTCCTCCTCCAGTTGATCCAATTGAAGTTGTTATTACAAGAGAATTCAAAGATCTTTTATTTGACTTCAACAAAGCTACAATTAGAAAAGAATCTAGTGGTAAATTAGATACAGCTGCAAAAATCATTAAAGATGCACCAGCTCAAAACTTTGTAATTGTTGGTATGACTGACAAAAAAGGTAGTGATGTTTATAACTTAAACTTATCTAAGCAAAGAGCTGCTTCAGTAGTTGCTGCTTTAGAAGCTAGAGGTGTAAACCCATCAGTATTGAAATCTATCGGTATCGGTGAACAAGATGCACAAGTACCAGAAACGGCTTCTGATGCTGAAAGACAAGCTGACAGAAAAGTTGTTGTAAGAGCTATCTCTGGATCAGAGTGGGAAACTTACAAAAAATCTGACTTACCAGTTAAAAAAGCTCCAGCTAAGAAAAAAGCTCCAGCTAAAAAGAAAAAATAA
- a CDS encoding YebC/PmpR family DNA-binding transcriptional regulator, giving the protein MGRAFEYRKASKMARWDKMAKTFSKIGKDIALAVKAGGTDPEANPALRRCIQNAKGANMPKDNVERAIKKAGGADAENYEEITYEGYGQGGVAFFVECTTNNPTRTVANVRAIFNKFDGNLGKNGELAFIFDRKGIFTIDLAKITMDWDDFEMEMIDGGAEDVEKDDEEVMITTAFEDFGSLSHKLDELKIEAKSAELQRIPNNTKEVTLDQFKANMKMLDRFEEDDDVQNVYHNMEITDELLESL; this is encoded by the coding sequence ATGGGAAGAGCATTTGAATATAGAAAAGCCTCAAAAATGGCACGTTGGGATAAAATGGCCAAGACTTTTTCTAAAATAGGTAAAGACATAGCTTTAGCAGTAAAAGCCGGAGGAACAGATCCCGAAGCTAATCCTGCATTAAGAAGATGCATCCAAAATGCAAAGGGTGCCAATATGCCAAAAGACAATGTTGAAAGAGCAATCAAAAAAGCTGGCGGAGCTGATGCAGAAAACTATGAAGAGATCACTTATGAAGGTTATGGACAAGGTGGTGTTGCATTTTTCGTAGAATGTACAACCAATAATCCAACTAGAACTGTTGCCAATGTAAGAGCAATCTTCAATAAATTTGACGGTAATCTTGGAAAGAATGGTGAATTAGCTTTTATCTTCGACAGAAAAGGGATTTTCACGATCGATTTAGCTAAAATTACAATGGATTGGGATGATTTTGAAATGGAAATGATTGACGGTGGAGCAGAAGATGTTGAAAAAGATGATGAAGAGGTAATGATTACAACTGCTTTTGAAGATTTCGGTTCTCTATCTCACAAATTAGATGAGCTTAAAATAGAAGCTAAAAGTGCAGAATTACAGAGAATTCCGAATAATACGAAAGAGGTTACTCTAGATCAGTTTAAAGCAAATATGAAAATGCTTGATCGTTTCGAAGAAGATGATGACGTGCAAAACGTATATCACAATATGGAAATAACAGACGAACTTTTAGAGTCTTTATAG
- a CDS encoding UDP-2,3-diacylglucosamine diphosphatase, with amino-acid sequence MKRNVELVIISDVHLGTYGCKAKELLRYLNSIQPKTLVLNGDIIDIWQFKKSYFPKPHLKVIKKIISFATKNTDVYYITGNHDEMFRKFTDFELGKLKVCNKLCLEINDKKTWIFHGDVFDASVQHSKWIAKLGGKGYDLLIVINNVVNWFLEKMGREKYSFSKKIKNNVKKAVKYIGDFELTASELAIDNGYDYVVCGHIHQPQMREVSNKKGSCTYLNSGDWIENLSALEFNQNEWTIFHYEDHKHLLKDDESEEIQDINNSDLLKIVTQFT; translated from the coding sequence TTGAAAAGAAACGTTGAACTTGTTATCATTTCGGATGTACATTTGGGAACTTACGGATGTAAGGCCAAAGAACTTCTACGGTATCTAAATTCTATTCAACCGAAAACGTTAGTTTTAAATGGTGATATCATTGATATTTGGCAGTTTAAAAAGTCTTACTTTCCTAAGCCTCATTTGAAAGTGATCAAAAAGATCATTTCATTCGCTACAAAAAATACAGATGTCTATTATATTACCGGTAATCATGATGAAATGTTCAGAAAGTTTACCGATTTCGAATTGGGCAAACTCAAAGTTTGCAACAAACTCTGCTTGGAAATTAATGATAAAAAAACATGGATCTTTCATGGCGATGTTTTTGATGCATCAGTACAACATTCAAAATGGATTGCCAAGCTTGGCGGAAAAGGTTATGATCTTTTAATTGTCATTAATAATGTTGTGAATTGGTTTTTAGAAAAAATGGGTAGAGAAAAATATTCATTTTCAAAAAAAATCAAGAACAATGTAAAAAAGGCGGTAAAGTATATCGGCGATTTTGAATTAACAGCTTCTGAACTTGCTATTGATAATGGTTATGATTATGTAGTTTGTGGTCATATTCATCAGCCTCAAATGCGTGAAGTTTCCAATAAAAAAGGTTCATGTACTTATCTTAATTCCGGAGATTGGATCGAAAATTTATCTGCTCTCGAATTTAATCAGAACGAATGGACAATCTTTCATTATGAAGATCACAAACATTTGCTGAAAGATGATGAATCTGAGGAAATTCAGGATATCAATAATTCGGATCTTTTGAAAATTGTAACTCAATTTACGTAG
- a CDS encoding glycosyltransferase family protein — protein MKILYAFQGTGNGHVARAQEIIPILKKYACVDTLISGHQSQLKADFPINFQHKGVSLLYNKTGGISYKKILFENNFLEAFKTIRQIDLSKYDLIINDYEPLTGWACKTKNLNMIELSHQASMSFKETPKPAKKDFLGKLILKYYVPSERKIGFHFENYHPQIKKPVIRRKIRNLNPDKKGFYVVYLPSFSDENIIKVLSEIPVEWKVFSKHSKLQRKERNVEIFPIDEIQYLKYFENCDGILCNAGFETPAEALFMDKKLFVIPIHNQYEQECNACALDKMGIPNSKILDVEEIKNWVASDLHFQVNYPDDIEDILLKEVLAL, from the coding sequence ATGAAGATTTTGTATGCATTTCAGGGAACAGGAAACGGTCATGTTGCTCGTGCGCAGGAAATTATTCCTATTCTTAAAAAATATGCTTGCGTTGATACTTTGATCAGTGGTCACCAATCTCAATTAAAGGCTGATTTTCCCATTAACTTTCAACATAAAGGTGTTTCTCTGCTTTATAATAAAACGGGCGGAATTTCCTATAAAAAAATCCTTTTTGAAAATAATTTTCTCGAAGCTTTTAAAACCATCAGACAAATCGATTTAAGCAAATATGATTTAATTATCAATGATTATGAGCCATTAACAGGATGGGCTTGTAAAACTAAAAATTTAAACATGATTGAGCTGAGCCATCAAGCTTCAATGAGTTTTAAAGAAACCCCAAAACCTGCAAAAAAAGATTTTTTAGGAAAATTGATTTTAAAATATTACGTTCCAAGTGAACGAAAAATTGGTTTTCATTTTGAAAATTATCATCCACAAATCAAAAAACCGGTCATCAGAAGAAAAATCAGAAATCTGAATCCTGATAAAAAAGGATTTTATGTGGTGTATCTTCCTAGTTTTTCTGATGAAAATATCATTAAAGTTTTAAGTGAAATTCCTGTAGAATGGAAAGTTTTTTCCAAACACAGCAAACTTCAGAGAAAGGAGAGAAATGTTGAGATTTTCCCAATTGATGAAATTCAATATTTAAAATATTTCGAAAACTGTGATGGAATTTTATGCAATGCAGGATTTGAAACTCCCGCTGAAGCTCTTTTTATGGACAAAAAACTGTTCGTAATTCCCATTCATAATCAATATGAACAGGAATGTAATGCATGTGCTTTAGACAAAATGGGAATTCCGAATTCTAAAATTTTAGATGTAGAAGAAATTAAAAACTGGGTCGCTTCAGATCTTCATTTTCAAGTAAATTATCCCGATGATATTGAAGATATTCTTCTGAAAGAAGTTTTAGCTTTGTAA
- a CDS encoding GNAT family N-acetyltransferase → MKFENNKSGNGGVITINNEIKEVGRLTYTIFPEDNKLIISFVLVHPEFEGRGMGKFLVEEAIKFSRENNWKVYPHCSYARAVMRRMNDVEDIFLQS, encoded by the coding sequence ATGAAATTCGAAAACAATAAATCCGGAAACGGCGGAGTCATTACAATCAACAATGAAATCAAAGAAGTTGGAAGATTGACTTATACTATTTTCCCTGAAGACAATAAATTGATTATTTCTTTTGTACTAGTTCATCCCGAATTTGAAGGTCGCGGAATGGGAAAATTTTTGGTAGAAGAAGCCATTAAATTTTCAAGAGAAAACAATTGGAAAGTTTATCCACATTGTTCTTACGCAAGAGCCGTGATGAGAAGAATGAATGATGTAGAAGATATTTTTTTACAAAGCTAA
- a CDS encoding RDD family protein — MSQIAINTSQNVNINFITASIGERMVAYIIDLLIKVAYLVAIFYLFFNIFNLGYILDGLDSWSQNAVYIVLTLPVALYPLVLESLMEGQTPGKKVMKIRVVKIDGYQASFGDYLIRWVFRLIDTTFAGIVGLVSMIVSKNNQRLGDMASGTAVISLKNNINISHTILENINPDYIPTFSQVIGLSDNDMRIIKDNYLKALRIDDRQVITKLSDKIKSILKLEVDPTKMTERQFIGIIIKDYNYYTGKDI; from the coding sequence ATGTCTCAAATTGCGATTAATACCTCCCAAAATGTAAATATTAATTTTATCACGGCAAGTATCGGAGAACGAATGGTAGCGTACATTATCGATCTTCTCATTAAGGTGGCTTATCTTGTGGCAATCTTCTATTTATTTTTTAATATTTTCAATTTAGGATATATTTTAGATGGTTTAGATTCATGGTCTCAAAACGCAGTTTATATCGTTCTCACATTACCTGTTGCTCTTTATCCACTTGTTCTGGAAAGCTTGATGGAAGGACAAACTCCCGGAAAAAAAGTAATGAAAATACGTGTGGTAAAAATTGACGGTTACCAGGCAAGTTTTGGAGATTATCTGATAAGATGGGTTTTCAGATTGATTGATACAACATTCGCAGGAATTGTAGGTTTAGTTTCTATGATTGTTTCTAAAAATAATCAGCGATTAGGAGACATGGCTTCGGGAACAGCGGTGATTTCACTTAAAAATAACATCAATATTTCTCATACAATTCTTGAAAACATCAATCCCGACTACATTCCCACTTTTTCACAAGTAATCGGATTAAGCGATAACGATATGAGAATTATAAAAGATAATTACTTAAAAGCTCTGAGAATCGACGACAGACAGGTTATTACAAAACTTTCAGACAAAATAAAAAGTATTCTCAAACTGGAAGTAGATCCTACAAAAATGACCGAAAGACAGTTTATCGGAATTATTATTAAAGATTACAATTATTATACAGGGAAAGATATTTAG
- a CDS encoding stage II sporulation protein M translates to MREVYFIKQNKEKWLGIEQVVQGKIKKNPDDLSSLYINLVNDLSFAQTYYPKSNTTVYLNHLSSQIFQKIYKTKRVEENRLVYFFKTEVPLIVYENRRYLIYSFLFFIFFMLIGVLSAIYDKDFANLILSESYVNMTIENIKEGNAVGVYQDGSTWGSTIGITFNNIIVGAKLYIYGIFGGLGTLYLLMQNSVMLGTFQYFFYEHGALGDSARGIWLHGTFEIFSMVVEGMCGLILGTSILFPKTLSRFNSFKNGFKNSFKIFLSTVPFTICAGIIEGYVTRHALNMPLSLNLFIIFGCLGIIGFYYFVYPHIVNRRIKNTINDAVL, encoded by the coding sequence ATGAGAGAGGTTTATTTCATTAAACAAAATAAAGAAAAATGGTTGGGAATTGAGCAGGTTGTTCAAGGGAAAATTAAAAAAAATCCTGATGACCTGTCTTCGTTGTATATCAACCTTGTCAACGATCTTTCTTTTGCCCAGACTTATTACCCCAAAAGCAATACAACAGTTTATCTTAACCATCTTTCGTCTCAGATTTTCCAAAAAATTTATAAAACTAAAAGAGTTGAAGAAAATAGACTTGTTTATTTCTTTAAAACAGAAGTTCCTTTGATTGTTTACGAAAACAGAAGATATTTAATCTACTCCTTTTTGTTCTTTATATTTTTTATGCTGATCGGCGTTCTTTCGGCAATTTATGATAAAGATTTTGCGAATCTGATTTTAAGTGAAAGTTATGTGAATATGACTATCGAAAACATCAAAGAAGGAAATGCAGTCGGTGTTTATCAGGATGGTTCAACTTGGGGAAGTACCATCGGAATTACTTTCAACAACATTATCGTTGGTGCAAAATTATATATTTACGGGATTTTTGGTGGACTTGGAACTTTGTATCTTCTGATGCAAAATTCTGTGATGTTAGGAACTTTTCAGTATTTTTTCTACGAACACGGAGCTTTAGGAGACAGCGCAAGAGGAATCTGGCTTCACGGAACATTTGAAATTTTCAGTATGGTGGTTGAAGGAATGTGTGGTTTGATTCTCGGAACATCTATTCTTTTCCCGAAAACGCTTTCAAGATTTAATTCTTTTAAAAACGGATTCAAAAATTCATTCAAAATATTTTTAAGTACAGTTCCCTTTACCATTTGTGCCGGAATTATCGAAGGCTACGTAACAAGACATGCTTTAAACATGCCTTTGTCGCTCAATCTTTTTATCATTTTTGGCTGTTTGGGAATCATTGGCTTTTATTATTTTGTTTATCCACATATTGTTAACCGGAGAATAAAAAACACAATCAATGATGCAGTTTTATAA